From a region of the Besnoitia besnoiti strain Bb-Ger1 chromosome I, whole genome shotgun sequence genome:
- a CDS encoding hypothetical protein (encoded by transcript BESB_004830), whose protein sequence is MPDGSSGANGPAAAAAGLAPENQGEHAQQPPSSPFLQTHAFQAASWQGSASQQAMPGPQAVQLGLAGAAVAGAPAAQQLSLADLQREGLRQLHELQRRQQLQPQQPGGASPAAAGALQCVAERSAQGLASDVRLHAAGVGVLPGGQPSPTPPQTQFPFQFQAAGGSGGLHLPSRPPPVHPGAATSLRASPLFPHQSYSPVSMSSVSSAEDDARSRGVGAVGGSVPALAPVSAALPPTQPSSGTPVGPTLSGADALASLKPSFAGRQASQSVGPSPGAALTAFASPEAARLSLTASLSTALLQGSARDAPFQPHPYVHTQFPSAGAAPQRVNAQQVAVQQLLERIRLQGESLHGLGKLLMGTLGPGGVPPGTAASGRPAPLAGGVAGASAAPVQQPEQDLSSILAASRSAAGLRDAAMHVPGAASGAEASAQLAMQLQHPRVGAAAQSLLNPAGAGGVPEASVSTLPALRVALPAPAGATSGSAAAGSPSASLEPRSDFSGVQGLSGGTPGAVAETAAYRVSGSASAKSLAARSRFLRPPVIIPSRATGKTRDKFLQKSQSVAGGFAREAGGGRRGLIHPAGAIADAAGAGSLSAQVPQIAGRFPRPGCSGQVTQEGDGRLSASFESLKQLQRSVNHELLLRHQEQVQRESGLRGGVSTAAEGEVEASTKRRNFMVWPPGIAGALTATRRVRLYQRKLSPAYLPSDVDPASVKRLLDCDPACSPSAEGCAGSTVVAQTGEDARCASQSRSGSSEKEGNLASSGLNRDKSETGDATEVRYSGGNSRQVDSPHPPWYAFLEDMTVSGFLAYWYTRQHIAARLYKQLNQMDEVERRLQAQMSGACDLHTNLFFFSMFPEEFSNQHFRRNLGYFPQYAVASNLAAAAGLKPLSQYGDSSEAAIVAATKERGTFQIPSNQATGSEGSEEPVGNTDVQKPELLLDESSCNQTSPTSSAADLASLAAGGEHASGENTRTKEARAGASANGVPPESSAALIIAAGGVRGQRTSPWVAEARYLPSMPSLGGAQLAEDQLEVEHLIQAAQALLQEIGAVEERQLASGKGSRRLEREEEVPLLVAALPRAFEAALSEQQHEQLTALAARKLLPLEAWRGRDFRSFKAAVPFAARALFAMSVSRLEHLIASFQQRIAASIASLELLRNSLALLQQVEEHAAPHIYAIPQHVLGCIYNRGGQGLDTVVRNPPETGPRCDGRAGQGDHAALEDSRLEAVGGSGNRVEKASQQPACASSAPAAGGDAQTVLTSSQQAEGVKHRESEAAPEETSVAPLGQTASALEGPFRERSVDAGRGLNSEPVAEAEEDVRRKGENEENTVKSCSAVIAPTWERGLRLGPPVSAADFAVYTDAFEDYLPVFADQCAYSVELSQEEPKVKAKKRDCAERHEMSVKKRRRDGNLLADDVRAVGGTKAKTEVSSTLGAARHQNQDYRRKEAARAQGRWRDNDDMKEKSSQHTTSKQQSRGGDTKDRRAENNCQPPSPSSGGSCGVSGVSSGQLGADTNVLEPSSHVQSPSSGAVPGSGV, encoded by the exons ATGCcagacggcagcagcggagcgaatggtccggcggcggcggcagctggccTTGCTCCGGAGAACCAAGGAGAGCACGCTCAGCAGCCTCCTTCATCCCCGTTTCTTCAGACTCACGCGTTCCAGGCAGCAAGTTGGCAGGGGTCGGCATCCCAGCAAGCTATGCCTGGCCCCCAGGCGGTTCAGCTGGGGcttgcaggcgccgccgtcgctggtGCGCCGGCTGCACAACAGCTTTCTCTCGCGGATTTGCAGCGTGAGGGGTTGAGGCAGTTGCACGAGCTTcagcggcgacagcagctCCAGCCTCAGCAGccaggcggcgcttctcctgcggcggcaggcgcgcttCAGTGTGTTGCTGAGAGAAGCGCACAGGGACTCGCCAGCGACGTTCGCCTTCACGCCGCTGGCGTCGGAGTCTTGCCTGGAGGACAGCCGTCGCCAACTCCGCCGCAAACTCAATTTCCCTTCCAGTTTCAAGCTGCTGGCGGGTCGGGGGGCCTACATCTGCCgtctcgcccccccccggtCCATCCCGGCGCAGCGACTAGTCTTCGAGCTTCGCCTCTTTTTCCGCACCAGAGCTACTCCCCCGTGTCTATGTCTTCGGTGTCGTCTGCGGAAGATGACGCACGCTCTCGCGGAGTCGGCGCCGTAGGCGGCAGTGTCCCAGCCCTGGCGCCGGTGTCTGCTGCCCTCCCTCCAACGCAGCCGAGTAGTGGGACGCCCGTGGGGCCTACTCTTAGTGGAGCCGACGCACTGGCGAGCCTCAAGCCGTCGTTTGCAGGCCGGCAGGCGTCTCAGTCCGTCGGGCCCAgtccaggcgccgcgctgacGGCCTTCGCAAGTCCGGAGGCTGCTAGGCTCTCTCTCACAGCGTCGCTTTCGACTGCCTTGCTGCAGGGATCTGCGAGAGATGCGCCGTTCCAGCCGCACCCATACGTGCACACGCAGTTTCCTAGCGCCGGGGCGGCGCCCCAGAGGGTGAACGCGCAACAGGTGGCTGTTCAGCAATTGCTTGAGCGCATAAGGCTTCAGGGCGAATCCCTGCACGGCCTCGGGAAACTGCTAATGGGGACCCTGGGCCCCGGTGGGGTGCCCCCGggcaccgccgcctccgggCGACCCGCACCCCTTGCAGGGGGTGTGGCTGGGGCTTCCGCTGCTCCCGTCCAGCAGCCTGAGCAGGACTTGTCTTCCATTTTGGCTGCGAGTCGAAGTGCGGCGGGGCTTCGGGACGCAGCGATGCATGTGCCAGGAGCGGCTTCGGGTGCTGAAGCCAGTGCGCAGTTGGCCATGCAGTTACAGCACCCGCGCGTGGGTGCCGCGGCTCAGAGCCTCCTGAACCCCgcaggggcgggcggcgttcCAGAGGCATCGGTGTCGACTCTCCCAGCTCTACGTGTTGCCTTGCCTGCACCTGCTGGAGCGACTTCCGGATCTGCAGCGGCTGGGAGCCCGAGCGCGAGTTTGGAGCCCAGAAGCGACTTTTCGGGCGTGCAGGGACTGTCCGGGGGGACACCCGGCGCTGTTGCCGAAACCGCCGCCTACCGAGTGAGCGGAAGTGCCTCCGCAAAGTCGCTAGCAGCACGCTCACGTTTCCTGCGCCCTCCCGTTATTATTCCTTCTCGCGCCACAGGGAAGACGCGTGACAAGTTCCTCCAGAAGAGTCAGAGTGTGGCGGGAGGCTTCGCGAGGGAagccggaggcggcaggagggGTCTGATTCATCCCGCAGGAGCGATCGCGGatgctgctggcgcaggtTCACTCAGCGCCCAGGTACCGCAGATCGCTGGGCGTTTTCCGAGGCCCGGCTGCTCGGGGCAGGTGACTCAGGAAGGCGATGGCCGCCTGTCAGCTTCGTTTGAATCCTTGAAGCAGCTGCAACGCAGTGTGAACCATGAACTTCTTCTGAGACACCAGGAGCAGGTACAGCGCGAGAGCGGGTTGCGAGGGGGAGTCTCAacggctgcggagggggaAGTCGAAGCCAGCACAAAACGCCGCAACTTCATGGTATGGCCCCCTGGTATCGCTGGAGCGCTGACGGCAACCCGCCGTGTGAGGCTGTATCAGAGGAAACTTTCGCCTGCCTATCTGCCGAGCGACGTGGACCCTGCTTCTGTTAAGCGGCTTCTCGATTGTGATCCCGCCTGTAGCCCCTCTGCCGAAGGTTGCGCAGGCTCCACGGTCGTGGCTCAGACAGGCGAGGACGCTCGCTGTGCCAGTCAATCGCGTTCAGGATCATCTGAGAAGGAGGGCAACCTGGCATCGAGCGGTCTCAATAGGGATAAATCAGAGACTGGTGACGCGACGGAAGTGAGGTATTCTGGAGGAAACAGCAGACAAGTGGATTCCCCTCACCCACCGTGGTACGCTTTCTTGGAGGATATGACTGTCAGCGGGTTTCTCGCGTACTGGTACACAAGGCAGCAcatcgctgcgcgcctctacAAGCAGCTGAATCAGATGGACGAAGtcgagcggcggctgcaggctcAAATGTCAGGGGCATGCGACTTGCACACCAatttgtttttcttttcaaTGTTCCCTGAGGAATTCTCCAACCAGCATTTCCGGCGTAATCTGGGCTATTTTCCGCAGTACGCAGTTGCATCAAATttggcagccgcggccggaCTGAAGCCTTTGAGTCAATATGGCGAtagcagcgaggccgcgatcGTCGCAGCGACAAAGGAACGCGGGACATTTCAGATCCCGTCGAATCAGGCCACTGGTTCGGAGGGTTCCGAGGAGCCAGTTGGCAATACGGACGTGCAGAAGCCAGAGCTCTTATTAGACGAAAGCAGTTGTAACCAAACGTCGCCGACATCGTCAGCGGCTGATCTCGCGTCGTTGGCTGCGGGGGGGGAGCATGCTAGCGGGGAGAATACACGCACGAAGGAAGCGCGTGCTGGGGCTTCTGCGAATGGCGTGCCTCCGGAGTCTTCAGCGGCTTTGATAATCGCCGCAGGAGGTGTGCGCGGTCAGAGGACGAGTCCATGGGTAGCCGAAGCGCGTTACCTGCCCAGTATGCCGTCACTTGGCGGGGCGCAGCTCGCAGAAGACCAACTGGAAGTCGAGCATCTCAttcaggcggcgcaggcgctgctgcaggagatCGGAGCGGTGGAGGAACGACAGCTGGCGAGTGGGAAGGGCAGTCGGCGTCTGGAACGCGAAGAGGAAGTCCCGTTGCTTGTCGCAGCTTTGCCACGCGCCTTCGAAGCTGCGCTCAGCGAACAGCAGCACGAGCAACTCACAGCCCTCGCCGCCAGGAAACTGCTGCCTCTTGAGGCGTGGCGCGGAAGGGACTTTCGAAG CTTCAAGGCCGCTGTCCCCTTCGCAGCTCGAGCACTCTTTGCGATGTCCGTTAGTCGTCTGGAGCACCTTATTGCATCATTTCAGCAGCGTATCGCTGCGTCGATTGCCTCTCTGGAGTTGCTTCGCAATTCGTTGGCGCTGCTCCAACAGGTAGAAGAGCACGCCGCACCCCATATCTACGCTATCCCGCAGCACGTGCTGGGCTGCATTTACAACCGGGGCGGACAAGGACTGGATACGGTTGTCCGGAATCCACCCGAGACGGGCCCCCGCTGTGACGGACGAGCTGGCCAAGGGGATCACGCTGCGTTGGAGGATAGCCGATTAGAGGCCGTTGGCGGATCTGGAAATAGAGTCGAGAAGGCGTCCCAGCAgcctgcgtgtgcgtcgaGTGCacccgctgcaggcggcgacgcacagacCGTGCTGACCAGTTCTCAGCAGGCAGAAGGCGTAAAACaccgagagagcgaggcggcccCTGAGGAAACGTCAGTGGCGCCGTTAGGACAGACTGCTTCGGCACTTGAGGGTCCTTTCCGAGAGAGGTCCGTCGACGCAGGGAGAGGTTTGAATTCAGAACCTGTTGCAGAGGCCGAAGAAGACGTGCGACGTAAAGGCGAGAATGAAGAGAACACGGTGAAGTCCTGTTCGGCGGTGATAGCCCCGACGTGGGAGCGGGGACTGCGGCTTGGCCCTCCCGTGTCTGCTGCGGATTTCGCCGTTTACACAGACGCCTTCGAGGATTACCTTCCCGTGTTCGCTGACCAGTGCGCGTATTCCGTGGAGCTGTCGCAGGAGGAACCGAAAGTCAAAGCAAAGAAAAGAGATTGTGCAGAGCGCCACGAGATGTCGGTAAAGAAAAGACGACGAGACGGTAACCTGCTGGCGGATGACGTGCGGGCGGTTGGGGGGACGAAAGCAAAAACTGAAGTCTCGAGTACCTTGGGGGCTGCGCGGCACCAAAATCAGGACTACCGTCGGAAGGAGGCCGCTCGTGCGCAAGGCCGCTGGAGAGACAATGACGATATGAAAGAAAAGTCTTCGCAGCACACCACCAGCAAGCAGCAGTCCAGAGGCGGCGATACAAAAGACAGGAGAGCTGAGAATAACTGCCAGCCGCCATCACCGAGTTCCGGTGGTAGTTGTGGTGTCTCAGGGGTCTCGTCGGGGCAGCTTGGTGCGGACACAAATGTTCTTGAGCCGTCTTCGCATGTTCAGTCACCATCCTCAGGGGCTGTCCCTGGTAGTGGAGTATAA
- a CDS encoding hypothetical protein (encoded by transcript BESB_004820) translates to MASDDKRSRARSALSRARARLSTLSAFRQAAENYEMMNSKFFGYDTAAVRQDSLRRQLSDPSVGKEPAESRMTAEEEAFAKQHGNKRYISRGLLGEPPPFARNSRGVTVRSGGVHLNEFSRIKMADLRTACALSLLEADMNHYRHLYYEERRNQQVQGRLKFFVAPPTNSTIPDLWLLDHSAVLENIPPPPPEDLEIDRELAMLPDLRQAFALMRQHQVAKLQKRRAVAPPTPAPAPGSTGKVPPSALPGKGAAAALKANQEQRVAEASQPPPVTTPGSSKGAPPGPPGAKKGLGPPKKKPPGPPPAAK, encoded by the exons ATGGCAAGCGACGAcaagagaagccgcgcgcggtcggcgcTCAGCCGAGCCcgtgcgcggctctcgaCCCTTTCCGCCTTTCGTCAGGCTGCGGAAAACTACGAGAT GATGAATAGCAAGTTCTTCGGCTACGATACCGCCGCAGTGCGGCAGGATAGTCTTCGAAGGCAGCTCAGCGATCCCTCAGTTGGC AAAGAGCCGGCTGAGTCCCGGATGACGGCTGAGGAAGAGGCGTTTGCTAAACAGCACGGCAATAAACGATACATTAGTCGTGGTCTGCTTGGGGAGCCCCCCCCGTTCGCTCGAAACTCTCGA GGAGTAACCGTTCGGTCAGGAGGCGTGCATCTGAACGAGTTCTCAAGAATCAAGATGGCGGATTTACGCACTGCATGTGCTCTTTCGCTTCTGGAAGCCGACATGAATCATTACCGACACCTTTATTACGAAGAACGGCGAAACCAACAGGTCCAGGGAAGGCTCAAGTTCTTTGTGGCACCGCCGACAAACAGCACTATACCCGATCTCTGGCTCCTCGACCACTCGGCCGTGCTCGAGAATAttccaccgccgccgccggaggacCTGGAGATTGATCGCGAGCTTGCCATGCTTCCTGATCTCCGGCAG GCATTCGCTCTCATGCGGCAGCACCAGGTCGCCAAactgcagaagcgccgcgcggttGCGCCGCCAACTCCTGCTCCCGCGCCTGGAAGTACTGGGAAAGTTCCTCCAAGTGCTTTGCCTGGAAAAggtgctgccgcggcgttGAAGGCCAACCAGGAGCAGAGGGTAGCCGAAGCATCGCAGCCTCCACCCGTCACCACGCCCGGGTCCTCCAAGGGTGCGCCTCCAGGTCCCCCAGGCGCTAAGAAGGGTCTAGGGCctccgaagaagaagccaccaggtccgccgcctgccgcgaagTAG
- a CDS encoding alveolin domain containing intermediate filament IMC12 (encoded by transcript BESB_004810) → MAAAECVVPSSMLAMPATEHGLENLSGAANMVPPARGTQVVDVPFVHYRQTLTVKEVKVPVEVTKVSVKKVEVPGVHEVPIIKPREVSVHQVVRRNVPDPVDVFTVQTYNMPRIQPKYYDVEVPIYVPRYVEVPVPSHFVTLQKEELPAVVPVGPPLQSLHSAPVLENDQVYSLAPSAANECAAATVSAGFAEEQFSVHRQGSGSSDYGYTEAMNNEGLKAELTLTGSPSAYNDAAAATVLIEATTETQTLPPSSQPTPGLAAFCCSPSVDVAEEAGSIGCSSRLLCRVNDEEAAPSEASEAVNERAADDAPEVAHDPSDAVGDASDAADDASDATA, encoded by the exons ATGGCAGCAGCCGAGTGCGTTGTTCCCTCCAGCATGCTGGCGATGCCAGCGACGGAACACGGCCTCGAGAACCTCAGCGGAGCCGCGAACATGgtcccccccgcccgcggGACTCAGGTCGTTGACGTCCCTTTCGTGCACTACAGGCAG ACCCTGACCGTGAAAGAAGTGAAGGTGCCCGTGGAAGTGACCAAGGTTTCTGTGAAGAAAGTCGAGGTCCCAGGCGTCCATGAAGTCCCCATCATCAAGCCGCGCGAAGTCAGCGTCCACCAAGTAGTCCGCCGAAATGTCCCCGACCCCGTAGACGTCTTCACAGTTCAG ACGTACAACATGCCGCGCATCCAGCCCAAGTACTACGACGTGGAGGTGCCGATCTACGTGCCGCGCTACGTGGAGGTGCCTGTGCCGTCGCACTTTGTTACCCTCCAGAAGGAGGAGCTGCCCGCGGTGGTGCCTGTGGGGCCGCCTCTCCAAAGCCTGCATAGCGCGCCTGTGCTGGAGAACGACCAAGTTTACAGTCTCGCCCCCTCGGCTGCGAATGAGTGTGCGGCGGCTACTGTCTCCGCAGGCTTCGCTGAGGAGCAGTTTTCCGTCCACCGACAGGGATCGGGCAGCTCGGACTACGGGTACACGGAGGCCATGAACAACGAAGGTCTCAAGGCTGAACTGACTCTCACCGGGAGCCCCTCTGCCTACAAcgatgccgccgcagccacaGTCCTTATCGAGGCCACaacggagacgcagactcTGCCCCCGAGCAGCCAGCCGACACCGGGCCTTGCCGCGTTCTGCTGCTCCCCGAGCGTGGATGTCGCCGAAGAAGCAGGTTCCATCGGCtgctcttcgcgtctgctcTGTCGCGTcaacgacgaggaagcagcgcctTCGGAGGCCAGCGAAGCGGTGAACGAGCGCGCTGCTGATGACGCGCCTGAGGTCGCTCATGACCCATCCGACGCTGTCGGTGACGCGTCTGACGCTGCGGATGACGCATCTGACGCTACAGCGTAG